CGGCAAGTGCGCGCAATCCCTGGGCCACGCCGACGCCATAGTCTCGCACACAGGCACTGTTCTTCCGGCACTCTATCTTCCCACCTCGCCAATTTCATCTTTTCCTTGCCGGCAATCTTCCCTCATCCGCCGACCACACTGCACCCTTCGCAGACCTTGAATGACAAAATTGCGACCGCGACGCAGTAACCACGACGGCCCTCCTAAGTCACGCGTCAGCCAGGAAGCCGGTCAGAAATAGCCCGTATACAGCCATGGCGGTGATCATGCAGGTAGTGCGGGCCCACCCGGCCTCGCGCAAGATGAAGGTGAACACTGCGGCCCACAGAGTGGCAAGCACATCACCAGGCAGACGGATGGGAAAGTATCCCATAGGCTGGAGTAAGAAGGGAATAGTCCTCAGGGCAGCGGCTACCCTCGAACTGGCAGGCTTGCGCGTTAGAAAGAGCTCCAGCGTCTTCGTCAACTACAGAGCCAGCTTTCCGCATCCGCACGTCGGCACCCCCTTCTTTTCCTTATTGACAAGTCCGTGACAACTCGGACAGCGGAGGGCGTTATAGAAGCGCATTACGGCATCAGCGTAGTCAACTGCCTCAGGAAGAGTGAGGTCCTGGCCCAGGGGGTCAGCGTGCACCGTCTGGTTGCGGATACTGCCGAACAGCGGGAGAGCACTGACCGCAGGCGCTGCAACGCCGTTAGCAAATCGTTGACGGACCGGCGGCCACAGGTCAGCCAATGTGTACCAGTCCTTTCGAGGAAGGCTCAACTGGAGGTTCTTTGTCAAGCTGTCACAGACTGACTCCAGAAGAATCGCCGCAGTGCTGGCGATGTGCTTCGGGTCTCCGCTGCCGAGCGCGGCCATGACGTTCCTGGTGAGGGTATCAACCCCAGGTTGGTCCAACTGCGGGCCTCGTTTGCTGTCCCAGCCACGGATGTGCTGCGAGATGAACCCGAGGCCGAACTCGCGGAACATCTCTTCAAGCTGTTTGTGCCAGCGCCGGTCATGGGTAGTGATAATCAGCTGCCAGTCATTGAACTCGATAAGAAGGTACTCCAAGAAGCCTCGGCGGATCTCGGCGTCGATGCTCTGGAAAACATCGTCGAGGATGAGGATCTTGGCCTGGCCGTGGAGGGCTGCCTGCTGAGCCACGGACGCGAAGAACAGCAACGCCAGAAGGTCTAGATTCGCTTCGGAGAGAACATGGTGAGGCTGGGCCTTTTGCCCGGTTGTTAGCTCGACTACCATGTCCAGCGCTAGAGGACCGGCTTTGCCAAACACCACGCTGATCTCCTCGACCGGTGTCCGGGTGGCGATCTCCTTGAACCGCAGAGAGATCTCGCGGCCGACTCCGTCGAGGACTGTCTCGATCCCGGCACGCTGACTCCTGGTGGGCTCCGGGTTGAGGGGCATCTGCATATTCTCGAGCCGCTTCTTGACAGCTTTGAGATCGACGTGTGTACGATAAAGCAGCCTGATCAAGGTATTAAGTCGTGGCTCGAGGTCTTGCCAACCGTCGCGAACTGCGAACGCCTCCGGGGTTTCGGTGCCTATCACATGCTGCCGGACTGCCTGGTCGAACCCACTGCGGTCAGCAAGTGTTTCGGGATCCTCGCCAAGTAGCGGAGCGAGCTCTTCAGCCAGCCCTGCACGGAAGGTGAAGAGGCGCGCCATCTCTGAGCGGAGCCGGCGGGACTCCTGTTCGGGGCGAGCGGCCATCGCGTCGGCGTACGCGGGGAAATAATCCAAGAGTACGGCGCCCCGGTTCATGGCCTCGGTGTCTAGAAAGCGCAGGATATCTGCCCTCTTGATGGTGAGCGGCGCCAGGCGGAACCCTGGTCGCACGTCGGCCGGTACGGCAGTGACGCCGCTGGCGTCCTTGTGCGCTTCGCGATGCACTGTCACGCCGTTCGACAGCTGCGCTTCGGCCCAGCAGGGCTCGGAATCGGCCACCGTCCAATTTCGGGCGGCTGGACCATGCGGTGACTCGAGGTCGAATGAGCGTCCGATCCTGCCTTGCAGCGCGAACTCGATCGCGTCGACAATGCTGGACTTGCCAGTCCCGTTCTCGCCAAAGATGATCGTGGAGGTGGGACCGCCCTTTCGCGTGGCGAACGTAAGCATCTGCGGTGCTGGCGTCCCCCGGAACCCACTCAGTGTGATCGAGCACAGTTTGACGTTCGCGTCGCTGTTGTCGTAAGCAGCCGGCTCCCTTCGCCGAGAGGTCCGGACCGCTTGACGCTGGGCCATGCGCGACAGCAGGTCCGGCAGTGCAAAGGGGGGTATATAAGAGTCGACATCCGGGATCAGTAGCGCCGCCTGGACCTGTGCCGTTGCACCGAGATATGCCGCAGCGAGAAGCTCCTTCGCGTGCCGTTCGGTCATGCGGACGCTTAGCAGAGCGGACCAGTCAGGTGTGATGTCGTCCTGCTCAAGCTGGGCCCTCAGCTTCGCGGCGTGTTCGGTGAAGCGATGCGGCACCTTGATCCGCAGGGATATCAGCTCGGCAAGGCTAAGCGCGGCCCGTCGCTCGCCGCCTGCCAGGTCATTGCGTCGCCGGCCAGCTGTGACGCAAGCGCGATAGAGCCACACCATTGCTTTCTTGAGTTCACGGGGGTCACCGACCTCTAGCGCTTCGCGGGCACATCGGTCAGCCGCCTGCAGTTCAAGGGCCTCTCGATCCCGCCACAAGATGTGGTTGGCCATTGAGCCGTTCAACGTCTGCCAGAGCTCATCAGGGGTATAGTCCCTCCACGCCCCTGCCTGGTCCCTGACATGCACTCCCTGCTTCTGCCGGATCGCAACTATTTCCCTAAGCGCGGCGACACCCTGGTCAAGAACTGCGCTCTCGTCCCCCACAACCATGCCGGAATTATGGAGCAACAGCCGAGCCTTCGCACGGTAGTTCCTTGATCGCCGACTGTGGTGGCTGTCTGATTGCGGTCGGCCGCGATGGGAATCCACAGACGGCTGGTCGGCGAGCATCGCACCGACTGAGTCTCCGCTCCTCCGTGATGTACGCCCTTGTCTTGGAATGAATGCCTACACCTCGGGCTCAGCTCGAGATCGGTTCACCACTAAGCGGATGTGATCGTCCACCTAGGCCTTGCCAGTGTCACTGACGTTCGGACCGTACCGAGCCGCTATGCCCGGTTCTCGATCCGCTGGCTACTGCCTCAGCCCGGCAACGCCAGCACTCTTGCACTCGGATCCGATATAGCCTTTCGTCCCATCAGACCCCTCATATCATGATCCTCGCCCGGCAGGGGTCTGGGACCGAGCCCCAAAGCGCAGGAGGTTGTCGTGCAGGCGAGCCAGACCAGACTGATCAATCTCGTCGAGGGTGAGCGCCAGTTCCAGGTGCCGCTCTATCAGCGCACGTACACCTGGGTGGAGCGCAACCTTGAACAGCTATGGTCCGACATCGTCGATCAGGCGTTGCTCACAGAAGAAGGGCGAGATGGCACCCACTTCCTCGGCTCCATCGTTCTGGCGCCCTCGCCGCTGAACGAAGCTGCTTTCACGCGTCTGCTGGTGATCGACGGACAACAGCGGCTGACCACACTCCTCATCGCGCTGATCGCTGTGCGGGACCACCTCGCGGTGAGTGACGCCAGGCAAGGCGAGCGGATCGATGAGCTCTATCTCGTGAACAAGTGGCGTTCGGGCACCAGCGACTATCTCAAGTTGCTACCGACACAGACCGACCGTCCATCGTTCGACGCGCTGGTACGCGGCACGCATAGCGGAGGCAATGACAAGATCTACGAGACCTACCGGTTCTTCGCCGCACGGCTCGAGGCTCTTGGCGAGGACATTACTGATGTCGCCGTCACCAGTATCGAGCGGGCGATCACCAGCCGCCTCGCCATGGTGTCGATTACCGCCGATCACGGGGACAACGTCCACAGGATCTTCGAGTCGATCAATAACACCGGCGCCCGCCTGTCTCAAGCGGACCTCATGCGCAACCACGTCTTCATGCGCCTGCCTACCCGCGCAGAACACGTCTACCAGACCTACTGGATCCCGCTGCAGGAAAGCATGTCGAACGAGGACCTTGAGCGCCTGCTGTGGCTCCAACTCGTCCTCGACGGCGACGCCCGAGTCAGTCAGGAAGGCCTCTACGACGCACAGCAACGACAGTTCGAAAAGAGCGGCGACGAAGCCGCCGTCGAACAGTACGTCGCGAAGCTTCTACGCCGCTCACGCTCCTGGCTACGGATCATAGCCCCGGAGACGGAACCTGGATCCGTCGGCGAAAGCCTGCGCAGGCTGAAGACGTGGCAGGCCGTGGCGACGGACCCGATCACGTTGATGCTCCTCGACGCCAGTGCCGACGGAAGTATCTCCGAACAAGATCTTCAGCGCGGCCTGGACTACATCGAGTCATATCTCGTCCGTCGCATGATCTGCCAGCTGCCGACGAACTCGCTGGGCCGGATCTTTCAAGCGATACCCAGCCAACTACCCTCAGGAATAGGCCTGGTCGATGGCATCCACCAGGTCTTGTCCGACCGAAAGCGCGACTGGCCCACTGACACGGAACTGTCCGAGGCCATCCACGCGCTGCCGTTCTACCTGCGTGGCCGCGGCGCTCAGCGCAGACTTGTCATGCAGCGTCTGGAGGAGTCTTTTGGGCACCGTGAGCATCTCGATTTCGAGCGCTCCAACCTCACAATCGAGCACATCCTCCCGCAGTCGCCGAACGCCAAGTGGCTCGCTGTTCTCTCCGCGGAGACCAAGGAGGGTGAGAACCCGTCGGATCTCCACCAGCGCCTGGTGAACACGCTTGGCAATCTGACTCTCACGGCATACAACGCGGAACTCGCGAACGACTTCTTCGACCGCAAGCGGCAGCTGCTCGGCGAAAGCAACCTGGAGACCAACCGGCGCATTGCAGAGCTCGAACGCTGGGGCGCCGCCGAGATCGCGGCCCGGGCTGATGACCTTGCCGAGCGGGCCGTAGCACTATGGCCGGCTCCACTGCCCCGGCTCAACCACTCTGATCGCACCCGCGACTGGTCGCTGCTGCGCCAAGCGCTGGTAGCGCTGCCCGAGGGCACCTGGACAACCTACGGAAATCTCGCCGCCCTCATCGGTTCGCAAGCGCTACCCGTAGGGCAATACCTCGCCAACACCCCCGGCCTCACCAACGCGTACCGGGTGCTTACCGTCGAGGGTAAAGTCGCCCCGCAGTTCCGTTGGAGCGACCCCGACGACACGCGAGATATCTACCAGGTGCTGCGTGACGCGGGAATTACCATCGACGAACAGCACAAGACAGCGGACCCCTCTCAGCTGCTGACCGTGCAAGACCTCGTAGCACTCGTCGGCCTGGCCGAGCCGCTTGAACCTGCACGCCCCACGGAGGACACCGGCGCTGAACGCGAGGTCCGGTTCCAAAAGCAACTCATCGAGGCGAACCCTGGCGCTGTTGTCGCCGCAGTCAACGCCCTACTGGCCGACTGGTCCGACGACGGCGGCCGATTCGAGTACGGAGCGGCGAGCGTCACCAGTTGCTTCCCCATGCTCGATCGGCCCCGGGAAGCCTCTGTCTGGCCCTGCGCGATAGTGCCCTCAAGCGCCAAGGGTGGCGGCCGAATCGAGGTGGTCTTCCAGTACCTCCTCGACCGCCGGCCCTTCGGCGACACCGAACTTAGGCAAGAGCTGCGGATTCGACTCAACCGGTTAGAAGGGGTCTCGATCCCCTC
This genomic interval from Catenulispora sp. GP43 contains the following:
- a CDS encoding AAA family ATPase codes for the protein MVVGDESAVLDQGVAALREIVAIRQKQGVHVRDQAGAWRDYTPDELWQTLNGSMANHILWRDREALELQAADRCAREALEVGDPRELKKAMVWLYRACVTAGRRRNDLAGGERRAALSLAELISLRIKVPHRFTEHAAKLRAQLEQDDITPDWSALLSVRMTERHAKELLAAAYLGATAQVQAALLIPDVDSYIPPFALPDLLSRMAQRQAVRTSRRREPAAYDNSDANVKLCSITLSGFRGTPAPQMLTFATRKGGPTSTIIFGENGTGKSSIVDAIEFALQGRIGRSFDLESPHGPAARNWTVADSEPCWAEAQLSNGVTVHREAHKDASGVTAVPADVRPGFRLAPLTIKRADILRFLDTEAMNRGAVLLDYFPAYADAMAARPEQESRRLRSEMARLFTFRAGLAEELAPLLGEDPETLADRSGFDQAVRQHVIGTETPEAFAVRDGWQDLEPRLNTLIRLLYRTHVDLKAVKKRLENMQMPLNPEPTRSQRAGIETVLDGVGREISLRFKEIATRTPVEEISVVFGKAGPLALDMVVELTTGQKAQPHHVLSEANLDLLALLFFASVAQQAALHGQAKILILDDVFQSIDAEIRRGFLEYLLIEFNDWQLIITTHDRRWHKQLEEMFREFGLGFISQHIRGWDSKRGPQLDQPGVDTLTRNVMAALGSGDPKHIASTAAILLESVCDSLTKNLQLSLPRKDWYTLADLWPPVRQRFANGVAAPAVSALPLFGSIRNQTVHADPLGQDLTLPEAVDYADAVMRFYNALRCPSCHGLVNKEKKGVPTCGCGKLAL
- a CDS encoding DUF262 domain-containing protein, with product MQASQTRLINLVEGERQFQVPLYQRTYTWVERNLEQLWSDIVDQALLTEEGRDGTHFLGSIVLAPSPLNEAAFTRLLVIDGQQRLTTLLIALIAVRDHLAVSDARQGERIDELYLVNKWRSGTSDYLKLLPTQTDRPSFDALVRGTHSGGNDKIYETYRFFAARLEALGEDITDVAVTSIERAITSRLAMVSITADHGDNVHRIFESINNTGARLSQADLMRNHVFMRLPTRAEHVYQTYWIPLQESMSNEDLERLLWLQLVLDGDARVSQEGLYDAQQRQFEKSGDEAAVEQYVAKLLRRSRSWLRIIAPETEPGSVGESLRRLKTWQAVATDPITLMLLDASADGSISEQDLQRGLDYIESYLVRRMICQLPTNSLGRIFQAIPSQLPSGIGLVDGIHQVLSDRKRDWPTDTELSEAIHALPFYLRGRGAQRRLVMQRLEESFGHREHLDFERSNLTIEHILPQSPNAKWLAVLSAETKEGENPSDLHQRLVNTLGNLTLTAYNAELANDFFDRKRQLLGESNLETNRRIAELERWGAAEIAARADDLAERAVALWPAPLPRLNHSDRTRDWSLLRQALVALPEGTWTTYGNLAALIGSQALPVGQYLANTPGLTNAYRVLTVEGKVAPQFRWSDPDDTRDIYQVLRDAGITIDEQHKTADPSQLLTVQDLVALVGLAEPLEPARPTEDTGAEREVRFQKQLIEANPGAVVAAVNALLADWSDDGGRFEYGAASVTSCFPMLDRPREASVWPCAIVPSSAKGGGRIEVVFQYLLDRRPFGDTELRQELRIRLNRLEGVSIPSGKIGLRPSFDLSVLSTGENADLLKEAFGWFRTVARME